Proteins encoded in a region of the Flavobacterium sp. MDT1-60 genome:
- a CDS encoding glycoside hydrolase family 3 C-terminal domain-containing protein: MFKNVKTLLVILMLSSFGMNAQNSVPVYLDDKKPINERVEDALSKMTTAEKIAMIHAQSKFSSPGVKRLGIPENWMTDGPHGIRTEVKWDEWDQAGWTNDSCIAFPALTALSATWNKDLASLYGKSIGEEARYRNKNVLLGPGVNIYRTPLNGRNFEYMGEDPFLTSKMVVPYIKGVQSNGVAACVKHFALNNQETNRNAVNVIVDDRALYEIYLPAFKAAVQEGDAWAIMGSYNKYKGQQCCHNEFLLNDILRGEWGFKGVVISDWGGVHDTKQAIHNGLDMEFGSWTNGLTWGTSNAYDNYYLAKPYSEMIRKGEIGTKELDEKVRRILRLSFLTTMNKNRPFGSFGTEEHTKAGLKIAEEGIVLLQNNNNILPINLSKTKKIAVIGENAIKMMTVGGGSSSLKARYEITPLEGLKKRIGNQAEIVYARGYVGDPTSNYNGVIAKVSLEEKRSPAELTAEALKVAKDADIVLFIGGLNKSPNQDDEGHDRKGLELSYGQDKLISELVKVNKNLVYVNISGNAVAMPWVKEVPGIVQGWFLGTEAGTALAAVLVGDVNPSGKLTFTFPVKLTDNGAHALGDFPGGDEVTYKESIFVGYRWADKQKVKPLFAFGHGLSYTTFEYGKVTADKKQMSTGDEITFSVKVKNTGSREGSEVVQLYISDLKSSLVRPIKELKGFEKVSLKAGEEKTVTFTVDKTALSFFDDKKHDWVAEPGAFEAIIGASSTDIKSKVSFSLQ, from the coding sequence ATGTTTAAAAACGTTAAAACTCTTCTTGTTATACTTATGTTGAGTTCGTTTGGGATGAATGCCCAAAACAGTGTTCCGGTTTATCTCGATGATAAAAAGCCAATTAACGAACGTGTAGAAGATGCGCTTTCGAAAATGACAACGGCCGAAAAAATTGCCATGATACATGCGCAGTCTAAATTCAGTTCACCAGGTGTGAAGCGTCTCGGAATTCCCGAAAACTGGATGACCGACGGGCCACACGGAATTCGTACCGAAGTTAAGTGGGATGAATGGGATCAGGCAGGCTGGACAAACGATTCTTGTATTGCATTTCCGGCTTTAACAGCACTTTCTGCAACATGGAACAAAGATTTAGCTTCTTTATACGGAAAATCAATTGGTGAAGAAGCGCGTTATCGTAACAAAAATGTATTGTTAGGTCCTGGTGTAAACATTTATAGAACACCTTTAAACGGACGTAACTTCGAATATATGGGCGAAGACCCTTTCTTAACTTCAAAAATGGTGGTTCCTTATATTAAAGGAGTTCAATCGAATGGAGTTGCTGCCTGTGTAAAACATTTTGCTTTAAACAATCAGGAAACCAATCGTAATGCTGTTAACGTAATCGTTGACGATCGTGCCTTGTACGAAATTTACCTTCCAGCTTTTAAAGCAGCTGTGCAAGAAGGTGATGCGTGGGCAATTATGGGCTCTTACAATAAATACAAAGGACAGCAATGTTGCCACAATGAGTTTTTATTGAATGATATTCTTCGTGGAGAATGGGGTTTCAAAGGTGTTGTAATCTCAGATTGGGGAGGAGTTCATGATACTAAACAAGCGATTCATAATGGTCTGGATATGGAATTCGGTTCCTGGACCAACGGACTCACATGGGGAACAAGTAATGCTTATGATAACTATTATTTGGCAAAACCCTATTCAGAAATGATTAGAAAAGGGGAGATAGGAACTAAAGAATTAGACGAAAAAGTACGTCGTATTTTACGTTTGTCTTTCCTGACTACTATGAATAAAAATAGACCTTTTGGATCTTTTGGTACAGAAGAACATACTAAGGCAGGTTTGAAAATTGCTGAAGAAGGAATTGTATTGCTTCAAAATAACAATAACATTTTGCCAATCAATCTTTCTAAAACAAAAAAGATTGCTGTTATTGGAGAAAATGCAATCAAAATGATGACTGTTGGTGGTGGAAGTTCTTCATTGAAAGCCAGATATGAAATTACACCTCTTGAAGGATTAAAAAAGAGAATTGGAAATCAGGCTGAAATCGTTTATGCTCGTGGTTATGTTGGAGATCCGACAAGTAATTATAACGGAGTTATTGCAAAAGTAAGTTTAGAAGAAAAACGTTCTCCGGCGGAATTAACCGCCGAAGCGTTAAAAGTAGCAAAAGATGCTGATATTGTGCTGTTTATTGGAGGCTTGAATAAAAGTCCAAATCAGGATGATGAAGGGCATGATCGTAAAGGACTAGAACTTTCATACGGTCAGGATAAATTAATATCTGAGTTAGTTAAAGTAAATAAAAACCTGGTTTATGTAAATATTTCAGGAAATGCTGTGGCAATGCCGTGGGTAAAGGAAGTTCCGGGAATTGTGCAAGGATGGTTTTTAGGTACAGAAGCAGGAACTGCTCTGGCTGCAGTTTTAGTAGGAGATGTAAATCCTTCCGGAAAACTGACTTTTACTTTCCCTGTAAAATTAACTGATAACGGAGCACACGCTTTAGGAGATTTTCCTGGAGGAGATGAAGTTACTTATAAAGAAAGCATTTTTGTAGGTTATCGTTGGGCTGACAAGCAAAAAGTAAAACCATTATTCGCTTTCGGACACGGTTTAAGCTACACCACTTTTGAATACGGAAAAGTAACAGCAGACAAAAAACAAATGTCGACTGGAGATGAGATTACATTTTCTGTAAAAGTAAAAAATACAGGAAGCAGAGAAGGTTCTGAGGTAGTTCAGCTTTATATCAGTGATTTAAAATCTTCATTGGTTCGTCCAATTAAAGAATTAAAAGGTTTTGAGAAAGTTTCACTAAAAGCAGGAGAAGAGAAAACAGTAACTTTTACGGTTGACAAAACGGCGTTGAGTTTCTTCGACGATAAAAAACACGACTGGGTTGCTGAACCAGGAGCTTTTGAAGCGATAATTGGTGCATCATCTACAGATATAAAATCTAAAGTGAGTTTTTCACTTCAATAA
- a CDS encoding DUF6377 domain-containing protein: protein MKNYFLFLLLVLLGNPVHASDSTDTILDKLNDALKNKQRYVQLKEERILNFKKIKSDDLTKEQEYNYNKTLYTEYQKFNSDSAIFYIKKNLKIADELQNKDLSNLAKIQLVTLYSSSGKYRESEALIKSIDKKTLSKELLPNYYVAYREFFEHYAANSYSAQYMQQIQKYRDSLLMVLDPNSLNYKINKIQQGMYLKMGTAEKQLKVLLENTKEDNPQYAMITYLLGSIYERSHQLELRKKYYALSATADIKNANKDNASLQELALVFYEIGDVDMAYKLTQSAIEDALYCNVQFRTLLMSEVYSIINTVYLEREAKRKTELQLYLLCISLLSAFLIVAVIYVYKQMKKVSRIRGELYETSQKLAELNKDITETNNQLQERNAQLSESNHIKEEYIAHFFSLCSAYINKLENYRIILNKKATAKQFDEIYRMLKSTTLVDNELEELYKNFDIIFLNLYPTFVKDFNDLLIKEEQIVLKQGELLNTELRIFALIRLGITDSVKIAAFLRYSLSTIYNYRTRARNKAAVSRNDFEEMVMKIGLISLKM, encoded by the coding sequence TTGAAAAATTATTTTCTGTTTCTTTTATTGGTTCTTTTAGGAAACCCGGTTCATGCATCAGATAGTACAGATACTATTTTGGATAAGCTAAACGATGCTTTAAAAAACAAACAACGGTATGTTCAGCTTAAAGAGGAACGTATTTTAAACTTCAAAAAAATTAAGTCAGACGATTTAACCAAAGAGCAGGAGTACAACTACAATAAAACCTTATATACAGAATATCAAAAATTCAATTCAGATTCGGCTATCTTTTATATCAAAAAGAATTTAAAAATTGCTGATGAACTTCAAAATAAAGACTTATCGAATTTAGCAAAAATACAATTGGTTACGCTTTATTCTTCTTCAGGAAAATACAGAGAATCAGAAGCGCTTATAAAAAGCATAGACAAGAAAACTTTGTCAAAGGAATTGCTTCCCAATTATTACGTAGCGTATCGTGAGTTTTTTGAGCATTATGCTGCTAATAGTTATAGTGCTCAATACATGCAGCAAATTCAAAAATACCGTGATTCTCTTTTGATGGTATTAGATCCTAATTCTTTAAATTACAAAATCAATAAAATTCAGCAGGGAATGTATCTCAAAATGGGTACAGCTGAAAAGCAACTAAAAGTTTTACTGGAAAATACCAAAGAAGATAATCCGCAATATGCAATGATTACTTATCTTTTGGGTAGTATTTACGAAAGGTCGCATCAATTAGAATTGCGAAAAAAATACTATGCACTTTCTGCCACTGCCGATATAAAAAATGCCAATAAAGATAACGCTTCACTTCAGGAACTGGCTTTGGTTTTTTATGAAATTGGAGATGTCGATATGGCGTATAAATTGACGCAATCAGCGATTGAAGACGCGCTTTATTGCAATGTTCAATTTCGTACGCTTTTGATGTCAGAGGTTTATTCGATTATAAATACGGTCTATTTAGAAAGAGAAGCAAAAAGAAAAACAGAGCTTCAACTTTATCTTTTATGTATTAGTTTATTATCAGCATTTTTAATCGTGGCGGTAATTTACGTTTACAAACAAATGAAAAAGGTATCCAGAATTCGTGGAGAACTTTATGAAACCAGTCAAAAATTAGCCGAATTAAACAAAGATATTACTGAGACCAACAATCAATTACAGGAACGTAATGCACAATTATCAGAATCAAATCATATTAAAGAGGAATATATTGCGCACTTCTTTAGTCTTTGTTCCGCTTACATCAATAAGTTAGAAAACTATCGTATCATCTTAAATAAAAAGGCAACGGCGAAACAATTTGATGAAATCTATAGAATGCTTAAATCAACAACTTTGGTTGATAATGAATTGGAAGAATTATACAAGAATTTTGATATCATCTTTCTGAATTTATATCCAACTTTTGTAAAAGACTTTAATGATTTGCTTATTAAGGAAGAACAGATCGTTTTGAAACAAGGTGAATTACTAAATACAGAACTTCGCATTTTTGCACTTATCCGACTTGGAATTACAGACAGTGTAAAAATTGCCGCTTTTCTGCGTTACTCTTTAAGCACTATTTACAACTATCGCACGAGAGCTCGAAATAAAGCGGCAGTTTCCCGAAATGATTTTGAAGAAATGGTCATGAAAATCGGTTTAATATCATTGAAAATGTAA
- a CDS encoding 5-carboxymethyl-2-hydroxymuconate Delta-isomerase: protein MPHFVIDCSESVIRLKSAEEIMSQVFNAALSTDLFIPSEIKVRINPFSYYNNGDTLDDFIHVFGYIMEGRNTEQKAKLSKAIVTTLNNILPEVPVISINIKDFEKASYFNKTMI from the coding sequence ATGCCACATTTTGTTATTGATTGTTCCGAAAGCGTCATCCGATTAAAATCCGCTGAAGAAATTATGAGTCAGGTTTTTAATGCAGCTTTATCTACTGATCTTTTTATTCCTTCTGAAATTAAAGTCCGCATCAATCCATTTTCGTATTATAATAACGGAGATACTTTGGATGATTTCATTCATGTATTTGGGTATATTATGGAAGGCCGAAATACGGAGCAAAAAGCAAAATTATCAAAAGCGATTGTTACAACGTTAAACAATATCTTGCCTGAAGTACCAGTCATATCAATCAATATCAAAGATTTTGAGAAGGCCAGTTATTTTAATAAAACTATGATTTAA
- a CDS encoding glycoside hydrolase family 3 C-terminal domain-containing protein translates to MKKTIIKTARVSLLTALVISNISWNNISNNENPPILTVNGFTFQDFNRNGKLDLWEDTRLSADQRIDAIIKEMTNAEKAELLIGTGMPGIEVLTGPIGDSKQGLVPGAAGGTAAFKRFGIPATIVADGPAGLRIAPTRENDSKTYYATAFPVGTALASTWNKVLLEEVGKAMGNEVKEYGVDVLLAPALNIHRNPLNGRNFEYYSEDPLISGKTAAAIVNGIQSQGVGTSIKHFAVNNEETNRLTINANVSERAIRELYLKGFEITVKESQPWTIMSSYNKLNGEYTSARKDLLTEVLRNEWGFKGIVMTDWFGGFPGFETIKEGSNSDVVKQMIAGNDLLMPGIPIQKKALLEALNSGKLSQEVANINAKRILEYIFRTPTFTKYKYSDKPNLAKNAEVTRNAAAEGMVLLKNTNNALPFADKQKEISVFGVTSYAWITGGTGSGSVNNKHTVSLLEGLNAAGYRLDKELVDLYKPYADKEAVAEKQRREEKGVMALPERLRELKMDNAFIAKKAASSEIALVTLGRNSGEFNDRVVDNDFNLAAEELEMLDKISKAFHEKGKKVVVILNIGGVIETASWKDKADAILLAWQPGQEGGHSVADVVSGKVNPSGKLTMTFPVKYTDTPSAKNFPGIPVNNPKEVTYEEGIYVGYRYYNTFNIKPSYEFGYGNSYTTFDYSDLKLSSATFADKLTISVTVKNIGKTSGKEIVQLYLSAPAKSIDKPKEELKAFAKTKELKPGESETLILTLSPKDLASFLENKSAWIAEAGTYKVLVGASSLNIKKTAEFLVSSEITVEKVNKAFELTTAFTELKP, encoded by the coding sequence ATGAAAAAAACAATTATAAAAACAGCCCGAGTGTCGCTTTTGACAGCATTAGTGATTTCTAACATTTCATGGAATAACATTTCTAATAATGAAAATCCGCCGATTCTTACTGTTAACGGATTTACTTTTCAAGACTTTAACAGAAATGGAAAATTAGACCTTTGGGAAGACACGCGTCTTTCTGCAGATCAAAGAATTGATGCGATCATCAAGGAAATGACCAATGCAGAAAAAGCAGAATTGCTTATCGGAACCGGAATGCCTGGAATTGAAGTGCTAACTGGTCCTATTGGAGATTCTAAACAAGGTTTGGTTCCCGGTGCTGCTGGCGGAACAGCTGCTTTTAAGCGATTCGGAATTCCTGCAACTATTGTGGCCGATGGTCCTGCAGGTTTAAGAATTGCGCCAACGAGAGAGAACGACTCAAAAACCTATTATGCAACGGCATTTCCGGTAGGAACAGCTTTGGCTTCGACATGGAATAAAGTACTTTTAGAAGAAGTGGGAAAAGCAATGGGAAATGAAGTAAAAGAATATGGTGTTGATGTTTTATTAGCGCCGGCTTTGAATATTCATAGAAATCCCTTGAACGGAAGGAATTTCGAATATTATTCTGAAGATCCTTTGATTTCTGGAAAAACAGCAGCTGCGATTGTAAACGGAATTCAGTCTCAAGGTGTAGGAACTTCGATCAAGCATTTTGCTGTTAATAATGAAGAAACCAACCGATTGACCATCAATGCAAACGTTTCTGAAAGAGCAATTAGAGAATTGTATTTAAAAGGTTTTGAAATTACAGTTAAAGAATCTCAGCCGTGGACGATCATGTCTTCGTACAATAAATTGAACGGGGAATATACTTCTGCCAGAAAAGATTTACTGACTGAGGTTTTAAGAAATGAATGGGGTTTTAAGGGAATTGTAATGACCGACTGGTTTGGAGGTTTTCCAGGTTTTGAAACTATAAAAGAAGGTTCAAATTCTGATGTAGTGAAACAAATGATTGCTGGAAATGATCTTTTGATGCCTGGAATTCCGATTCAGAAAAAAGCATTGTTAGAAGCTTTAAATTCAGGTAAATTATCTCAGGAAGTTGCCAACATAAACGCTAAAAGAATTTTAGAATATATTTTCCGTACACCAACTTTTACAAAATATAAATACAGCGATAAACCCAACTTAGCTAAAAATGCCGAAGTAACGAGAAATGCAGCGGCGGAAGGAATGGTTTTGCTTAAAAACACAAACAACGCATTGCCTTTTGCCGACAAACAAAAAGAGATTTCTGTATTTGGAGTTACATCGTATGCCTGGATTACAGGCGGAACCGGAAGCGGAAGCGTAAATAACAAACACACAGTCTCTCTTTTAGAAGGCTTGAATGCTGCCGGTTACAGATTAGACAAGGAATTGGTTGATTTGTATAAACCGTACGCTGATAAAGAAGCAGTTGCCGAAAAGCAAAGAAGAGAAGAAAAAGGAGTTATGGCTCTCCCTGAAAGACTTCGTGAATTGAAAATGGATAATGCTTTTATTGCTAAAAAAGCAGCAAGCTCTGAAATTGCATTGGTTACTTTAGGAAGAAACTCCGGAGAATTTAACGATAGAGTTGTTGATAATGACTTTAATCTGGCAGCAGAAGAACTTGAAATGCTGGATAAAATTTCAAAAGCTTTTCATGAAAAAGGTAAAAAAGTAGTTGTTATTTTAAATATTGGAGGCGTAATTGAAACAGCATCGTGGAAGGATAAAGCAGATGCCATTTTATTAGCCTGGCAACCAGGACAGGAAGGCGGACATTCTGTTGCAGATGTAGTTTCGGGTAAAGTAAATCCGTCAGGAAAATTAACAATGACGTTTCCAGTTAAATATACTGATACACCGTCGGCAAAAAATTTCCCTGGAATTCCTGTTAATAATCCGAAAGAAGTGACGTACGAAGAAGGTATTTATGTTGGATATCGTTATTACAATACATTCAATATAAAACCATCTTATGAATTTGGTTATGGGAATTCGTATACTACTTTCGATTATTCAGATTTAAAATTAAGCTCAGCAACTTTTGCAGATAAATTGACGATTTCAGTTACAGTGAAAAATATTGGTAAAACTTCAGGAAAGGAAATAGTTCAGCTTTATCTTTCAGCTCCGGCAAAATCTATTGATAAACCAAAAGAGGAATTAAAAGCGTTTGCTAAAACAAAAGAATTAAAACCAGGTGAAAGCGAAACTTTGATATTGACATTATCTCCAAAAGATCTGGCTTCGTTTTTAGAGAATAAAAGCGCCTGGATTGCTGAAGCAGGAACCTATAAAGTTCTAGTTGGAGCCTCGTCATTAAACATAAAAAAGACAGCTGAGTTTTTAGTGTCAAGCGAAATTACGGTGGAAAAAGTAAATAAAGCTTTTGAGTTAACTACAGCATTTACAGAATTAAAACCCTAA
- a CDS encoding NUDIX domain-containing protein has translation MELKKILEQQSEESWKKYIPTLSIDCVIFSFHEKSLHVLTVKMKDQDLWGLPGGYVKKEENVDDAAVRILKDRTGTENIYLQQFYTFGNLKRSESAFEAYDDSIWNKQRFVSIGYYALAEHSKVSLIIDEYSNACEWKSIDSLPEFMMDHRTIFDKALLTLREQLNNHPIGYNLLPEKFTMPELQKLYEAILGKKLNRGNFYRKILRYDILTKLDESRKGGAHKAPDLYSFDLEKYNSALSEGLKGNW, from the coding sequence ATGGAACTAAAAAAAATATTGGAGCAGCAATCTGAGGAGTCATGGAAAAAATACATTCCAACACTTTCTATTGACTGTGTTATTTTTAGTTTCCATGAAAAGTCGCTTCATGTTCTAACGGTAAAAATGAAGGATCAGGATTTATGGGGATTGCCTGGCGGTTATGTAAAAAAAGAAGAAAATGTTGATGATGCAGCCGTTCGTATTTTAAAAGACAGAACAGGAACAGAAAATATTTACCTACAGCAATTTTATACTTTCGGGAATTTAAAACGCTCAGAAAGTGCTTTTGAAGCGTATGATGATAGCATTTGGAACAAACAACGTTTTGTTTCGATTGGTTATTATGCGCTGGCAGAACATTCTAAAGTAAGTTTAATTATTGATGAATATTCGAACGCCTGCGAGTGGAAATCTATTGATTCCTTACCGGAATTTATGATGGACCACAGAACAATTTTTGATAAAGCCTTGCTTACACTTCGCGAACAATTAAACAATCACCCCATTGGCTATAATCTTTTGCCGGAGAAATTTACAATGCCGGAACTTCAAAAATTATATGAAGCTATTTTAGGAAAAAAACTAAATAGAGGAAATTTTTATCGAAAGATACTGCGTTACGATATACTAACAAAATTAGACGAATCTCGAAAAGGAGGCGCGCACAAAGCTCCGGATTTGTACAGTTTTGATTTAGAGAAATATAACAGCGCTTTAAGTGAAGGTTTGAAAGGAAACTGGTGA
- a CDS encoding acyl-CoA dehydrogenase, which translates to MKNTKLQAFIPLVYLVWSDDLLTQKEFATIQQFIHDLTWLSPEEKQQLLSKVDISNPPSRNELAQWKLDIEKSIQDKASIKSIFDIAEALSEKDVDISAVKPEFIKLENDLGILGEEVIQNFKTKASSFTANSQTTSNFDIQKITELLDGKEAAIIKRVKSVISRPEFAYETSTDINVYRQTVYNWCKILAEENLGNMAYPKQYGGGENIADYFAIMETLSYHDLSLVIKFGVQFGLWGMSVQSLGTEKHYAKYLKDIGSLKIPGCFAMTETHHGSNVKGLETTATYNHNDQTFTIHTPNKNAQKEYIGNAAVHGQMATVFAKLIIDDHDYGVNAFVVPLRDTNGNVLNGVTIGDCGHKMGLNGVDNGTISFNNVVIPKENMLDRFASVNDKGEFESPIPSDNRRFFTMLGTLVGGRIGIPRSALAAAKSGLTIAIRYSDQRRQFGLEGGSEVPILNYRMHQRRLLPHLAKTYAVHFALQYLTKRFLNRTEDEMQEIEALAAGMKSYSTWSTRDILQECREACGGKGYLSENRIDALKNDTEIYTTFEGDNTVLMQLVAKNRLSEFRKAFGEMGSLGIINYVYENAKAAITEKNPIATRRTDDEHLLDEQFHLQAFIHREKTILASAAQRIKKLVDNGLEPYDAFNVVQHQMIDVAQAYLERVVLEQFQAAIKTVEDEKSKVILTQLNQLYALSQLEKNKGWYLEDGYMEAVKTKAIRKMVNQLCWDIRPDAVALVNAFDIPESCLSAPIAVN; encoded by the coding sequence ATGAAAAATACCAAACTCCAGGCCTTTATACCGTTAGTCTATTTAGTGTGGTCTGATGATTTACTCACTCAAAAAGAGTTCGCCACAATTCAGCAGTTTATACATGATTTGACCTGGCTTTCGCCTGAAGAAAAACAACAGCTGCTCTCTAAAGTTGATATTTCAAACCCGCCTTCGCGAAATGAACTCGCACAGTGGAAACTGGATATAGAGAAAAGTATTCAGGATAAAGCTTCTATAAAATCTATTTTTGATATTGCTGAAGCACTTTCTGAAAAAGATGTAGATATTTCGGCAGTAAAACCTGAATTTATAAAGCTTGAAAATGATCTTGGAATTTTAGGCGAAGAAGTAATTCAGAATTTTAAAACCAAAGCCAGTTCTTTTACAGCTAATTCTCAAACCACTTCTAATTTTGATATTCAGAAAATAACTGAGCTTTTAGATGGAAAAGAAGCAGCGATTATCAAAAGAGTCAAATCAGTCATTTCCAGACCTGAATTTGCTTATGAGACTTCAACAGACATTAATGTTTACCGCCAAACCGTGTACAACTGGTGTAAAATTTTAGCCGAAGAAAACCTCGGAAATATGGCCTATCCAAAACAATATGGTGGAGGAGAAAACATAGCCGATTATTTTGCAATAATGGAAACCCTGAGTTATCACGATTTAAGTTTGGTGATAAAATTTGGTGTTCAGTTTGGCCTTTGGGGGATGAGTGTTCAATCATTGGGGACTGAAAAACATTATGCCAAATACTTAAAAGATATTGGTTCGTTGAAAATTCCGGGTTGTTTTGCAATGACCGAAACACATCATGGTTCAAACGTAAAAGGATTGGAAACGACAGCAACTTACAATCACAACGATCAGACTTTTACGATTCATACTCCTAACAAAAATGCTCAAAAAGAATACATTGGCAACGCCGCAGTTCACGGACAAATGGCAACCGTTTTCGCTAAACTAATCATTGATGATCATGATTATGGCGTAAACGCTTTTGTGGTTCCGTTGCGAGATACAAACGGAAATGTGTTAAACGGAGTTACGATTGGCGATTGTGGTCACAAAATGGGTTTAAATGGCGTTGATAACGGAACAATTTCGTTTAATAATGTTGTGATTCCAAAAGAAAATATGTTAGATCGTTTTGCTTCTGTAAATGACAAAGGGGAATTTGAAAGTCCGATTCCGAGTGATAACAGGCGGTTTTTTACTATGCTTGGAACTTTAGTTGGAGGCCGAATCGGGATTCCGCGTTCTGCTTTGGCGGCAGCCAAATCAGGTTTGACTATTGCCATTCGTTACAGCGATCAAAGAAGACAATTTGGCCTGGAAGGAGGCTCAGAAGTTCCTATTTTAAATTACAGAATGCATCAGAGAAGATTATTGCCACATTTGGCCAAAACTTATGCTGTTCATTTTGCATTGCAATACCTGACCAAAAGATTTTTGAATAGAACAGAAGATGAAATGCAGGAAATTGAAGCTTTGGCGGCCGGAATGAAATCCTATTCTACCTGGAGTACCCGGGATATTTTGCAGGAATGCCGAGAGGCTTGTGGCGGAAAAGGATATTTATCTGAAAACAGAATCGATGCCTTAAAAAATGATACTGAAATTTACACCACTTTTGAAGGTGATAATACCGTTTTGATGCAATTGGTAGCCAAAAATCGTTTGTCGGAATTCAGAAAAGCATTTGGAGAAATGGGTTCTTTGGGAATCATCAATTATGTGTATGAAAATGCCAAAGCAGCTATTACTGAAAAAAATCCGATAGCAACCAGAAGGACAGATGATGAACATTTATTGGATGAACAATTTCATTTGCAGGCTTTTATCCACAGAGAAAAAACAATTCTAGCATCGGCTGCACAACGTATTAAAAAATTAGTTGATAACGGTTTAGAACCTTACGATGCTTTCAATGTAGTACAACACCAAATGATCGATGTTGCTCAGGCTTATCTGGAACGAGTAGTTTTAGAACAATTTCAGGCAGCGATTAAAACGGTTGAGGATGAAAAATCAAAAGTAATATTGACCCAATTAAATCAGTTATATGCGCTTTCGCAGTTAGAAAAAAACAAAGGCTGGTATCTTGAAGATGGTTATATGGAAGCAGTAAAAACCAAAGCAATCCGTAAAATGGTCAATCAGCTTTGCTGGGATATTCGCCCGGATGCCGTTGCATTAGTAAATGCTTTTGATATTCCGGAAAGTTGTCTGTCGGCGCCAATTGCTGTTAATTGA
- a CDS encoding EamA family transporter, producing the protein MKTTKYYLAAITCFTIWGFFSLALKPIHDYPSLDILFYRVFSCSILMLLISFLFRRKKIQDTIAIFKSLSTSEKRKALLLNIGGSVFLMANWFTFIYVMNHVSVKATSLAYLVCPILTTLLAYFLLHEKLSKTQWISVGLSITGCLLLSYADIMDMVFSIIIGFTYACYLVSQRVNKGFDKFIVLTFHITLAALFLLPFYPAYSGPVPTEFKFYFCIETIAVLFTIFPLFLNLYALSGINSSTVGMLLNINPMIAFALAAFFFHEKIGVLQIVAYSIIFVAVVVFNSHHLFALKQKYILSSKDSI; encoded by the coding sequence GTGAAAACCACCAAATATTACTTAGCTGCCATTACCTGTTTTACAATATGGGGATTTTTCAGTTTGGCGCTGAAACCAATACACGACTATCCATCATTAGATATTTTATTTTACCGCGTTTTTAGCTGTAGCATTTTGATGCTTTTGATTTCCTTTTTATTCAGAAGAAAAAAAATTCAGGATACTATTGCAATTTTCAAATCTTTATCCACTTCAGAAAAAAGAAAGGCGTTACTCTTAAATATTGGCGGAAGCGTATTTTTAATGGCAAACTGGTTCACTTTTATTTATGTAATGAACCATGTGAGTGTAAAAGCAACTTCTTTGGCCTATTTGGTATGTCCAATTCTAACGACATTATTAGCTTATTTTCTTTTACATGAAAAACTAAGTAAAACGCAATGGATCTCAGTTGGACTAAGTATTACCGGCTGTTTATTGCTTTCGTATGCTGATATTATGGACATGGTTTTCAGTATCATAATCGGATTTACGTATGCCTGTTATTTGGTAAGTCAGCGTGTCAATAAAGGTTTTGATAAGTTTATTGTTCTAACGTTTCACATTACGTTGGCTGCACTCTTTTTATTGCCCTTTTATCCGGCTTACAGCGGACCTGTTCCAACAGAATTTAAGTTCTATTTTTGTATTGAAACTATCGCCGTACTCTTTACCATATTTCCATTGTTTTTGAATTTGTACGCACTTTCAGGAATCAATTCATCAACAGTCGGAATGCTTTTAAACATCAATCCTATGATTGCTTTCGCATTGGCGGCTTTCTTTTTTCATGAAAAAATTGGCGTACTGCAAATTGTAGCGTACAGCATTATTTTTGTTGCTGTTGTCGTTTTTAATTCACATCATTTATTTGCATTAAAACAAAAATATATCCTGTCGTCTAAAGATTCGATCTAA